From a single Oreochromis niloticus isolate F11D_XX linkage group LG3, O_niloticus_UMD_NMBU, whole genome shotgun sequence genomic region:
- the zgc:162171 gene encoding ras-related protein Rab-38: protein MQRERLLKVLVIGDLGVGKTSIIKRYVHQVFSQHYRATIGVDFALKVLNWDHKTVVRLQLWDIAGQERYGNMTRVYYREAVGALVVFDMTRLSTFQAILKWKGDLDSKVALSNGRPVPAVLLANKCDQRRHGLCPKLPKLENFSKEYGFVDWYETSAKDNTNIDAAITCLVKSIMSVEEERALGEATSGADKGDPDGSVLVLPRFDYNTTEKGLGGCAGCLSIKPKQDQD, encoded by the exons ATGCAGCGCGAACGCCTGCTCAAAGTTTTGGTGATCGGCGACCTGGGAGTTGGCAAAACGTCCATCATAAAGCGCTACGTCCACCAGGTGTTCTCTCAGCATTACCGGGCCACCATCGGAGTGGACTTCGCACTCAAAGTGCTCAACTGGGACCACAAGACAGtggtgaggctgcagctgtGGGACATCGCCG ggCAGGAacgatatggcaacatgacccGTGTGTACTACAGAGAGGCCGTGGGTGCGCTCGTCGTCTTCGACATGACCCGGCTGTCCACATTTCAGGCCATCCTTAAATGGAAAGGAGACCTGGACTCAAAG GTTGCCCTCAGCAATGGGAGGCCAGTTCCAGCCGTTCTGTTGGCCAACAAATGTGACCAACGGCGTCATGGTTTGTGCCCCAAGCTGCCTAAACTGGAGAACTTCTCCAAAGAGTATGGATTTGTCGACTGGTATGAAACCTCTGCCAAG GACAACACCAACATCGACGCTGCCATCACATGTTTGGTGAAAAGCATCATGTCTGTGGAGGAGGAGAGAGCGTTGGGTGAAGCCACCAGCGGCGCCGATAAGGGGGATCCTGATGGCAGCGTTCTTGTTCTGCCTCGCTTTGACTACAACACGACGGAGAAGGGACTCGGTGGATGTGCGGGGTGCCTGTCAATTAAACCGAAACAAGACCAGGACTGA